One genomic segment of Ignavibacteriota bacterium includes these proteins:
- the argB gene encoding acetylglutamate kinase, with translation MNLAIVKISGKYLEEFTSTMAGVNLIKNLQQKYSSVILIHGGGKLITEWAEKMGIKSDFFEGQRITCKETMEITAAVQGGLINSKLTAYLHKHRIKAIGLNGIDMDSFIAEYVNDKLGFVGNPISNLDDAKWIKDLLKDEVLPVFSSICRDKDGNLMNVNADLFAGAIAKLLKADSVFFVSDIEGVILNGKYQNSLSANELKNGISTGEINNGMIPKINSCLNLLSNGVSNIWIGNEINNNHVKGTWIVN, from the coding sequence ATGAATTTAGCAATTGTAAAAATCAGCGGTAAATATTTAGAAGAATTTACATCAACAATGGCTGGTGTAAATCTTATTAAAAATTTACAACAAAAATATTCTTCGGTTATTTTAATTCACGGCGGCGGAAAATTAATAACCGAATGGGCTGAAAAAATGGGAATAAAATCTGATTTTTTTGAAGGACAAAGAATTACTTGCAAAGAAACTATGGAAATTACCGCGGCGGTTCAAGGCGGATTAATAAACAGTAAACTAACAGCATATTTACACAAACATAGAATCAAAGCAATTGGTTTAAATGGAATTGATATGGATTCATTTATCGCAGAATATGTAAATGATAAATTGGGATTTGTCGGAAACCCAATTTCAAATCTTGATGATGCAAAATGGATTAAAGATTTATTGAAAGACGAAGTGCTTCCGGTTTTCTCAAGTATTTGCAGAGACAAAGATGGCAATTTAATGAATGTTAATGCAGATTTATTCGCCGGTGCAATTGCAAAATTACTTAAAGCTGATTCTGTATTTTTTGTTTCCGATATTGAAGGCGTAATCCTAAACGGAAAATATCAAAATTCTCTTTCCGCTAATGAACTTAAAAACGGAATTTCAACCGGTGAAATTAATAACGGAATGATTCCAAAAATTAATTCTTGTTTGAATTTATTATCAAACGGTGTGAGCAATATTTGGATAGGCAATGAAATAAATAATAATCACGTAAAAGGGACTTGGAT
- the argJ gene encoding bifunctional glutamate N-acetyltransferase/amino-acid acetyltransferase ArgJ, whose product MSNSTITEVETKITYIENGSVTSAKGFQASGIHCGLKKKNKDLALIYSEVPAISAGVYTLNKAAAAPVTISKNITDNNSTVKAIICNSGNANACTGVDGHLDALAVQKSCAEILGINQNEVLVSSTGVIGLKLNVDTIKNSLPQLKENLNDDGGLLAAEAIMTTDLSKKNFAVKVELSKGEIIIGGIAKGSGMIMPNMATMLGFVTTDAKISKSLLQSALTESVNDSYNKISVDGETSTNDMVLLLANGLSNVEVLENSEDYQIFVSALKDLSIKMAKSIVADGEGATKFITLNITNAPTDKDANIIAKAIANSPLVKTAINGGDPNWGRVISAASSSGANIQPEKVTLYFDDLVLMSPNYKINDVEKEAAKILENKEITITLDLNDGNANTTWWTCDYSEQYIKINAHYRT is encoded by the coding sequence ATGTCTAACTCAACAATTACCGAAGTGGAAACCAAAATAACTTATATTGAAAATGGATCTGTCACTTCTGCAAAAGGATTTCAAGCATCCGGAATTCATTGCGGATTAAAAAAGAAGAATAAAGATTTAGCGTTAATTTATTCTGAAGTCCCCGCAATATCTGCCGGAGTTTACACATTGAATAAAGCTGCTGCGGCACCGGTAACAATTTCGAAAAATATTACAGATAATAATTCAACGGTTAAAGCAATTATTTGTAATTCCGGAAACGCAAATGCATGCACCGGAGTTGACGGACATTTAGATGCGTTGGCAGTTCAAAAAAGTTGTGCGGAAATTTTAGGAATTAATCAAAATGAAGTTTTGGTAAGCTCAACCGGAGTAATTGGTTTAAAACTTAATGTTGATACAATTAAAAATTCACTTCCACAATTAAAAGAAAATTTAAATGATGATGGCGGATTACTTGCCGCAGAAGCAATTATGACAACAGATTTGTCAAAGAAAAATTTTGCCGTAAAAGTTGAACTTTCCAAAGGTGAAATTATAATTGGCGGAATTGCAAAAGGCAGCGGAATGATTATGCCGAATATGGCAACTATGTTGGGATTTGTTACAACTGATGCAAAAATTTCGAAATCATTATTGCAATCTGCTTTAACGGAATCCGTAAATGATTCTTATAACAAAATTTCTGTCGATGGCGAAACAAGTACAAACGATATGGTTTTATTATTGGCAAACGGATTGAGCAATGTTGAGGTTTTAGAAAATTCCGAAGATTATCAAATATTTGTTTCAGCACTAAAAGATTTATCAATTAAAATGGCTAAATCAATTGTTGCAGATGGTGAAGGCGCAACAAAATTTATTACACTAAATATTACAAATGCGCCAACAGATAAAGATGCAAATATAATTGCGAAAGCTATTGCAAATTCTCCTCTTGTTAAAACTGCAATAAATGGCGGTGATCCAAATTGGGGAAGAGTTATTTCTGCAGCAAGTAGTTCCGGTGCAAATATTCAACCGGAAAAAGTTACACTTTACTTTGATGATTTAGTTTTAATGTCGCCAAATTATAAAATCAATGATGTTGAAAAAGAAGCTGCAAAAATTTTAGAGAATAAAGAAATTACAATTACTCTTGATTTAAATGATGGTAACGCAAACACAACTTGGTGGACTTGCGATTACTCCGAACAATATATTAAAATTAACGCTCACTACAGAACTTAA
- a CDS encoding N-acetyl-gamma-glutamyl-phosphate reductase, with the protein MISVGIIGGSGYTGKYIVKFCSQHPNVGEFYIYANKSASQTIHDIFPDFVGEVDNQIIKSIENLDLSHDVYFFALPHGESFKYIPSLIDANKKVIDLGADFRLDNADLFQQTYGLEHTSSELLNSKIYGLADIFANYSTNLIANPGCYPTAALLSSIPIVKNYGNNIQSISTVSYSGLSGAGKKASTDLLFAENYNSVKAYNVGTHRHEVEIEQELKKYNSNIEYSLTTHLLPVFSGIYSTTIFHLNSKIQQNEIDEIFTNQYQQKEFVRLRNSPPELKWVIGTNYCDINVKVAKSKIIVTAAIDNLIKGASGQAVQNMNKIFGWKESLGIKSFKEEFENV; encoded by the coding sequence ATGATTTCGGTCGGTATCATTGGTGGTTCCGGTTACACGGGAAAATATATTGTAAAGTTTTGCAGCCAGCATCCAAATGTTGGTGAGTTTTATATTTATGCAAATAAAAGTGCATCGCAAACAATTCATGATATTTTTCCGGATTTTGTTGGTGAAGTTGATAATCAAATTATAAAAAGTATTGAGAATTTAGATTTATCCCATGATGTTTATTTTTTCGCTTTGCCGCACGGAGAATCTTTCAAATACATTCCAAGTTTAATTGATGCAAATAAAAAAGTTATTGATCTTGGTGCAGATTTTAGATTAGATAATGCGGATTTATTTCAACAAACTTACGGATTGGAACACACTTCTTCGGAATTATTGAATTCAAAAATTTATGGTCTGGCAGATATTTTTGCAAATTATTCAACAAATTTAATTGCAAATCCCGGATGTTACCCAACTGCCGCTTTGCTTTCATCAATTCCAATAGTTAAAAATTATGGAAATAATATTCAAAGTATTTCAACGGTTTCTTACTCCGGATTAAGCGGAGCGGGAAAAAAGGCTTCTACCGATTTGCTCTTTGCAGAAAATTACAACAGCGTTAAAGCTTATAATGTTGGAACTCACAGACATGAAGTTGAAATTGAACAAGAATTGAAAAAATATAATTCCAATATTGAATATTCTTTAACAACACATTTGCTTCCGGTTTTCAGCGGAATTTATTCAACTACAATTTTTCATCTTAATTCAAAAATTCAGCAAAATGAAATTGATGAAATTTTTACAAATCAATATCAGCAAAAGGAATTTGTAAGATTGAGAAATTCACCTCCCGAATTAAAATGGGTTATTGGTACAAATTATTGCGATATAAATGTTAAAGTTGCAAAAAGTAAAATAATTGTTACAGCCGCAATCGATAATTTAATTAAAGGAGCTTCCGGTCAAGCTGTTCAAAATATGAATAAAATTTTCGGCTGGAAAGAATCATTGGGAATAAAAAGTTTTAAGGAAGAATTTGAAAATGTCTAA